Proteins encoded together in one Vigna angularis cultivar LongXiaoDou No.4 chromosome 5, ASM1680809v1, whole genome shotgun sequence window:
- the LOC108339310 gene encoding LOW QUALITY PROTEIN: WRKY transcription factor WRKY51 (The sequence of the model RefSeq protein was modified relative to this genomic sequence to represent the inferred CDS: deleted 1 base in 1 codon), producing MAVELMTGYRTTTFTTKAEENAVQEAASGFESVEKLIRILSQTPQQYNSSNQIAIDCKAVADLTVSKFKNVISLLGPGPTPTPAPTGHARFRRAPLPPPLSPPSTQPSQPPLFHATPLHQIPKIDSTLNDSSSKTIYFSYPSPATSFISSLTADAHTKQPSSSSPPPPAPGSFHITTPSHLSSVGKPPLSSSSSFVTQSTLPLLLRSRLLSPTPTSQGGVRLHRTSKPLQFLIKTQF from the exons ATGGCCGTGGAGCTCATGACAGGCTACAGAACCACCACTTTCACCACCAAAGCAGAGGAAAATGCCGTCCAGGAAGCAGCCTCCGGTTTTGAGAGCGTGGAGAAGCTCATCAGAATCCTCTCTCAGACTCCCCAACAATACAACTCCTCCAATCAAATAGCTATCGACTGCAAGGCCGTCGCCGACCTCACAGTTTCCAAGTTCAAAAACGTCATTTCGCTCCTCGGCCCAGGCCCAACCCCAACCCCAGCCCCAACCGGCCACGCCCGCTTCCGAAGagctcctcttcctcctcctctgtCTCCTCCTTCCACACAACCCTCCCAGCCTCCCCTCTTCCACGCCACCCCTCTGCACCAAATCCCCAAAATAGACAGCACCCTCAACGACTCCTCTTCAAAAACCATTTATTTCTCCTACCCCTCCCCCGCCACTTCCTTCATCTCCTCCCTCACCGCCGACGCCCACACAAAACAACCCTCTTCCTCCTCGCCGCCCCCACCTGCGCCGGGTTCTTTCCACATCACCACT CCCTCCCACCTCTCATCCGTTGGGAAGCCTCCcctctcctcctcctcctctttcGTGACTCAATCCACCTTGCCACTGCTTCTCCGATCCCGTCTGCTCTCTCCGACACCGACATCCCAGGGAGGGGTTCGTCTTCATCGCACGTCCAAACCTCTCCAATTTCTAATTAAAACCCAATTTTAA